The following coding sequences are from one Salinicoccus sp. Bachu38 window:
- a CDS encoding pseudouridine synthase, translated as MRLDKYLANAGIGSRSEVKNMIRKKRITVEGGIVTDPKSRVSPDDEILLDGGSVVLESEIHIMLNKPAGVISSTEKGPTPTVIDLIDHPQKDQLFPVGRLDKDTTGLLLITNDGKLAHELLSPRSKIGKTYVAELESEVTEGDISQLETGIPLKDFTTAPAIAKKLSSHEVELTITEGKFHQVKRMFHHLGNEVTALHRISFGDLMLDEHLAAGSYRRLRENEIKLIKKV; from the coding sequence ATGAGACTGGACAAGTACTTGGCAAATGCCGGCATCGGCAGCCGCAGCGAAGTGAAGAATATGATAAGGAAGAAGCGGATTACGGTGGAAGGCGGAATCGTCACAGACCCGAAGTCCAGGGTATCGCCAGATGATGAAATACTGTTGGACGGCGGATCCGTAGTGCTGGAATCGGAAATCCACATCATGCTCAACAAGCCGGCCGGTGTCATTTCATCGACTGAAAAAGGGCCGACACCAACGGTCATCGATCTGATCGACCATCCACAGAAGGACCAGCTGTTTCCGGTCGGCAGACTGGACAAGGACACCACCGGCCTGCTGCTCATCACCAACGATGGGAAGCTCGCACATGAACTGCTGAGCCCCAGGAGCAAAATAGGAAAGACCTATGTCGCTGAGCTCGAGTCCGAAGTCACGGAGGGTGACATTTCGCAGCTTGAGACCGGCATTCCCCTGAAGGATTTTACAACGGCACCGGCAATCGCGAAAAAATTGTCCTCCCACGAGGTGGAGCTGACAATCACCGAAGGCAAATTCCACCAGGTCAAAAGGATGTTCCATCATCTGGGCAATGAAGTCACTGCACTCCATCGCATCAGCTTCGGCGACCTGATGCTGGATGAACATCTAGCAGCAGGGAGCTATCGAAGACTGCGTGAAAATGAAATCAAGTTGATTAAAAAGGTTTAA
- the dat gene encoding D-amino-acid transaminase gives MKISYYNGEFKRDDEISVDYNDRAFYFGDGVYEVVRVYDNEFFTLEEHMDRLVRSASEIEINGLEQEKLIEIITQLKERNSIENGSIYIQVSRGIDPRNHAYPAGAEPVVLAYMNALSRPSLQMENGVGIITANDYRWLKCHVKSLNLLANVMEKERAVRAGAHETVLHRDGVVTEGSSTNVFIVSEGVLRTHPANHLILNGITRQEVLKIAQEREIEYQEKPFTIDELKAADEVFITSTTQEVTPVSNVDGERIADGSKGKITQVIQEGFNQKIHKLNLVK, from the coding sequence ATGAAAATAAGCTACTATAATGGAGAATTCAAAAGAGACGATGAAATTTCAGTAGACTATAACGACCGCGCTTTCTATTTCGGTGATGGCGTATATGAAGTGGTAAGAGTATATGACAATGAGTTCTTTACACTTGAGGAGCACATGGACCGTCTGGTCAGGAGTGCATCAGAAATCGAGATCAACGGTCTTGAACAGGAGAAACTCATTGAAATCATCACCCAGCTGAAGGAGCGGAACAGCATCGAAAACGGATCCATCTACATCCAGGTATCGAGGGGCATAGACCCAAGGAACCATGCCTATCCTGCAGGTGCCGAACCTGTCGTCCTCGCCTATATGAATGCTTTGTCACGGCCTTCCCTCCAAATGGAGAATGGCGTGGGCATCATCACGGCGAATGACTACAGATGGTTGAAATGCCATGTCAAAAGTCTCAACCTGCTGGCCAATGTCATGGAAAAGGAACGTGCGGTGCGCGCCGGTGCCCATGAAACAGTATTGCATCGTGATGGGGTAGTGACAGAAGGGTCCTCCACAAATGTATTCATCGTCAGCGAGGGAGTACTCAGGACCCATCCGGCAAACCACCTGATATTGAATGGCATCACGAGACAGGAAGTGCTGAAGATTGCACAGGAGCGGGAAATAGAATATCAGGAGAAGCCATTCACCATTGATGAACTGAAGGCGGCGGATGAAGTGTTCATCACAAGCACGACCCAGGAAGTGACACCTGTTTCCAATGTGGATGGCGAGAGGATTGCTGACGGTTCGAAAGGCAAAATCACGCAGGTGATACAGGAAGGATTCAACCAAAAAATTCACAAATTAAACCTGGTTAAATAA
- the pepV gene encoding dipeptidase PepV yields MDYKALVDDYRESLIEDLMGLLKIESVKGEPSSGAPVGTGPKAALDYMLELGDRDGMSTLDVENVAGHIEAGEGEQLFGILGHVDVVPPGKGWNTDPFVPEIIDDEIVARGVQDDKGPTIAAYYAMKILHEQGLPFKYRTRLIVGTDEESDWQCTDAYFKSEQMPDAGFAPDAAFPLIHGEKGISTFNFVQKPMPLDEREPKIELKVLISGERYNMVPEDAEAKLKVQQNMSEVIQSYEDFLREVDAEGAYEVDNGFLKLSIQGRSVHGSTPEIGVNAGLILLRFLHSLALDNNAAAFAEFAMERLVGSTDGSLLGMNFSHPEMGETSVNVGMINYTEVDGGIFGVNLRYPKGIDFEAGMASLKEDVYNQGFTIEDLEYQPPHYVDREDPLVAVLTDAYRNHVDDDTEPFTIGGGTYARTLKKGVAFGAMFKDTVDTMHQKNERMKIDELLKATEIYLEALHRICIKGEMDENKLL; encoded by the coding sequence ATGGATTATAAAGCGCTGGTGGATGACTACAGGGAAAGTCTGATTGAAGATCTGATGGGGCTGTTGAAAATTGAAAGTGTGAAAGGCGAGCCATCCAGTGGAGCGCCGGTGGGAACCGGGCCGAAGGCGGCACTGGACTACATGCTGGAGCTGGGGGACCGCGATGGCATGTCCACACTGGATGTGGAGAATGTTGCTGGCCATATCGAAGCCGGGGAGGGTGAGCAGCTGTTCGGCATCCTTGGACACGTGGATGTTGTACCTCCCGGCAAAGGCTGGAATACGGATCCGTTCGTTCCTGAAATCATCGATGATGAGATAGTGGCACGTGGTGTTCAGGATGACAAGGGGCCCACCATTGCAGCCTACTATGCAATGAAGATACTCCATGAACAGGGACTGCCATTCAAATATCGCACACGTCTGATTGTGGGCACCGATGAAGAATCGGATTGGCAGTGTACGGATGCATACTTCAAATCGGAGCAGATGCCCGATGCCGGATTTGCACCGGATGCTGCGTTTCCATTGATCCATGGAGAAAAAGGCATCTCCACATTCAATTTCGTGCAGAAGCCGATGCCGCTGGATGAACGGGAGCCGAAAATTGAGCTGAAGGTGCTGATTTCCGGTGAACGGTACAATATGGTTCCGGAAGATGCGGAAGCGAAGCTGAAGGTTCAGCAGAATATGAGTGAAGTGATCCAGTCCTACGAGGACTTCCTGAGGGAAGTCGATGCGGAAGGTGCCTACGAGGTGGATAACGGATTCTTGAAATTGAGCATACAGGGGCGGAGTGTCCATGGCTCCACTCCGGAAATCGGAGTGAACGCCGGCCTGATTCTCCTCCGCTTCCTGCACAGTCTGGCGCTGGACAATAATGCAGCAGCCTTCGCGGAATTTGCGATGGAGCGGCTGGTCGGCAGCACGGACGGCTCATTGCTCGGAATGAACTTCTCGCATCCTGAAATGGGGGAGACGAGCGTGAATGTGGGCATGATCAACTACACGGAAGTGGATGGTGGCATATTCGGCGTCAACTTGAGGTATCCAAAAGGCATCGATTTCGAAGCCGGCATGGCCAGCCTGAAGGAAGATGTATACAATCAGGGCTTCACCATTGAAGATCTTGAGTATCAGCCTCCCCATTATGTGGACAGGGAAGACCCGCTGGTGGCGGTATTGACCGATGCCTACCGGAATCATGTGGACGATGACACGGAACCATTCACCATCGGAGGCGGAACATATGCCCGCACCTTGAAAAAGGGTGTTGCCTTTGGGGCGATGTTCAAGGATACTGTAGATACGATGCACCAGAAAAACGAACGCATGAAGATCGATGAGCTGCTTAAGGCAACGGAGATCTACCTTGAAGCACTGCATAGAATCTGTATAAAGGGTGAGATGGATGAAAATAAGCTACTATAA